The DNA window CCCAGGTATATAGATAAATGCCAAGAAAAATGGCTTCAATAAAAAAGGCAAAGGTCTCCAAAAATAAAGGCAGCGCGATGGCTTGTCCCGCTACGCGCATAAAGGTTGGCCACAGCAAGCTGAGCTGAAGCCCGATCGAGGTGCCTGTCACGACGCCTACCGCTACCGTGATGACGAACCCCCGGGCCCAGCGGCGCGCCAGCAGCGTATAATGCGGATCATTGGTGCGAATGCCTCTCCACTCCGCCAGCGCAATCATGACCGGAATGCCAACGCCCAGCGATGCAAAAATTATATGTACAAACAAAGTAAGACCGGTCAAAATCCGGCTCAGCAGCACGGGATCAAGCGAAGACATGTGATCATCAGCTCCTTCAGCATTTTCGGGCACTTTATCCAAAATAGTCCATATAACGGCTAAAGCCTTTGATTGCGCCGTAAAGGCAGACCGCGGCAACGATGAGACAGATCACTATCAGAACCCGCTCCTGCTTTTTGAACATCAAGGGAACCTCCCGGCCTCCAGCATTTTTTTGCAGCAGTGGCGCACTTTTAACAGTTTGGCTAAAAAAAACCTTTCATATCCAAAGAGCTTTTCGTTTGGAAACAAAGTAAGGTACACTATAATGAGGTAAAATAAAGAACAAGAGTAATGATGAAGGAGGTTTTTTCATGAAAATTAAATTCATAGAACCAACGCCGAGTCCCAATTCCATGAAGCTGCATCTCGATGAAAGCCTGGATGCTGGGATCCGGAAAACATATACCCTCGACAATGAGCGGTCCGCTCCTTCCTGGATCCGGGAAATGCTGCATATCGAAGGCGTGAAAAGTGTATTCCACACGCTGGACTTCGTCGCTCTTGAGCGTAAAGGCAATGCCGACTGGTCGGTTATTCTGGGCGAGGTACAGGAGCGCTTTGGTCAAGAAGGGATGCAAAATGCATTGCTTGAGGATGAAGAAGGCGCTGGAGAACATTTCGGTGAAGCGGAGGTGCTGGTGCAGTTCTTCCGCGGCATTCCGATGCAGATCCGGGTGAAATCCGGAACGCTGGAGGAACGGATGGCGCTATCCCAGCGCTTCACGGAAGCGGTTATGGAAGTAGCGGCAGCAACCATGATCAAGGAGCGCAAGCTGAAGGATTATGGCGTTCGCTACGGCGAGCTTCAGGAAATCGCCAAGGAAGTTGAGCAGGAGCTCGAAGCAGCCTTTCCGGAAGAACGCCTGAAGCAGGTTATCTCCCAGGCCATTGCCCATGGAGCAAGCAGCGAGGAATTCGAGGAAGAACGCCGCGAGCTGAGCCTGGAAGAACTCGAAGAAGCGATGAACAGCGCGGACTGGCGTGTGCGTTATGCCGCAATGGATAACATGACCCCTGCCGAGGAACATCTTCCAGTCATCAGCAAGGCACTTCATGATGAGAAAATGCAGACACGCCGTCTGGCCGTTGTATATCTCGGCGATCTCCGTACACCGGAAGCGATGGAGCAGCTGTACGAGGCGCTCAAGGACAGCTCTCCAACGGTACGCCGTACAGCCGGGGATACACTTTCGGATATCGGTGATCCGGCGGCTACACCAGCGATGCAGGCGCTGCTGAAAGACAGCAGCAAAATTGTCCGCTGGCGCGCAGCACGGTTCCTCTATGAAGTCGGTACCGAAGAAGCCAGAGACGCTCTGGAGGATGCCGTCAATGATCCAGAGTTCGAGGTCAGTCTGCAGGCGCGGATGGCATTGGAACGGATCGAGTCCGGTGAACAGGCTGCCGGTACCGTATGGCAGCAAATGGCCAAGCGCAACCAGCCCTAATCCCTGCATCCCGGTGATGTTATTACCATAATTATCTATTGTCAGGTGTTTTACATTGCTTTACTATATAGAAACGAATTAAATACCGAAGATAACCTCATCCTGCAAAGGTGAGGTAGAGGTTGCGAAAGCGATGAGTAGCTGCAAGGAGGCGTAAGAGCCGCCGATGACTTGCAGCGAAGTGCGCTTTCGCCGAAGTGTGCGTATCAGCCCTTAAGATCCGCATGCTGGGGCTGTATCCGAAAGGAACAGAACTGTCGCGGCCCATGGCATTGTATGCCTGCCGGCCGTGGTGAGCTATCTTTCATGGATGCACGGATGCGGAAGCCAGAGGTTAACATATAAGGCCCGTAGGTACTCCATACCTGCGGGCCTTTTTGCTGGTAATCCCCTTCCATGATATGCAAATATTTGAAATCATTCAGAAGGGAAGTTTATTTTTTATGAGTAACAAAACACCTGCGACCTCGCTGCGACAGAGCCTGAAAGCCCGTCATATGACGATGATTGCCCTCGGGGGCTCCATCGGTACCGGGCTTTTTCTTGCCAGCGGGAGCGCGATATCCTCCTCGGGTCCCGGCGGTGCCATTCTGGCTTATGCCGCCATTGGACTCATGGTATATTTTCTTATGACCAGTCTCGGAGAAATGGCAACCTACATGCCGGACTCCGGTTCCTTCAGCACATACGGCAGCCGTTTTGTCAGCCCGGCCTTTGGCTTTGCTGTCGGCTGGAACTTCTGGTACAACTGGGCAGTAACGATTGCAGCCGAGCTGGCTGCCGCCACAGTTATTATTAAATACTGGCTGCCGGATTCTCCCTCTCTCTTGTGGAGCTTCTTGTTCCTGGCGTTAATGTTTGCCTTGAATGTTCTCTCCGCCAAAGGTTATGGAGAATCGGAATACTGGTTCGCTATTATCAAAATCGTCACGGTTATCATCTTTCTGGTTCTCGGCGTCATGATGATCTTTGGCATTCTGGGCGGCAAGCCCGTCGGATTCAGCAACTTTAATCTGGGCGGCAGCCCATTCCATGGGGGCTTCTTTGCCATCATTGGCGTATTCATGGCTGCAGGCTTCTCCTTCCAGGGTACCGAGCTGATCGGTGTCGCTGCAGGAGAAAGTGAAAATCCGCGAAAGAATGTGCCGCGCGCCATCCGTCAGGTTTTCTGGCGGATCCTGATTTTCTACATTTTTGCAATTGTGGTCATTGGATTTCTGATTCCTTACACCAATCCGAATTTGCTCAAATCAGACCTGAACAACATTGGTGTCAGTCCCTTTACGCTGGTATTTGAAAAGGCGGGTCTTGCCTTTGCCGCTTCCGTCATGAACGCCGTCATCTTGAGTTCTGTTCTTTCCGCCGGTAACTCCGGTATGTATTCCTCCACCCGCGTGCTTTATGCGATGGCTAAGGATGGACTTGCGCCCAAGCTTCTTGGCAAACTGAACAGCCGCGGTGTTCCGATCAATGCTTTGATCATGACGACACTGGTCGGCATGCTTGCCTTCCTCGCCTCCCTGTTCGGAGACGGTGTTGTGTATAATTGGCTGCTGAACGCCTCCGGGATGTGCGGCTTTATCAACTGGCTAGGCATTGCGATCTGCCATTACCGGTTTCGGCGCGCTTTTATCGCTCAGGGTCATTCACTCGATGAACTGCCGTACCGGGCGAAATGGTTCCCTCTCGGCCCGATACTTGCCTTTATTTTATGTATCATTGCTATTGCCGGCCAAAATACCGGTGCCTTCACGGGTTCGAGTATCGACTGGTACGGGATTCTGGTGTCCTACGTCAGCGTTCCGCTCTTTATCGTCATCTGGCTAGCCTATAAGTGGATTAAAGGCAGCAAGCTGATCCCCTTGAAGCAATGTGATCTGAACACGAATGAACGGCCAAATCGCTGATTCCGATAAAAAAGGTCCCTTCCCGCTGCCATACGCAGTTCGTGAAGGGACCTTTTATTTATTCTATTTCCAGGTGACATACACTCTAAGATCATTTGTCTCATCAAGCTCGCTTTCCACATACGAAATGGAGTTAACGCCCAGCCGGTACAGATCCTGCAGATCATCCATCAAATCCTCATGGCTTCCATGATACCGGAATAATAAGGAATGTCCTTTCTCCTTAATGACCCCACGCACCTTGGTTCTCAATTGGGAGCTTGAACTTACAATCTCAGAGGGCTCATACAGCTGATATTCGAGCGCATGCTCCAGCTTCTTGTAAAAGCCTTGATGGCTGTCCTTTTGGCTGATTAATTTCGTCAGTGTGTTTCTGTAGAGCGTATTCGCTGCTGGGTAGCTTTTCGTCCAGCTGTGATCCTTTTTCATCTGCCCATCCGTGCGAAGGTAATAGCCCGTTCCAATCTCCCCCGCTTTGTCCGGAGCCGGGTCGTCCCAGGTCGTATCGAGGTGGTACCACTTCCCATCGAGCAGTACGAGATTCCACGCATGAAGCTGGCTGATTCCCGTATCCCGCGGGGCGGCGGTCCCTTCCACAATCCGGTTTGTTATTCCAGCGTCCTTCAGCATTTTATAGGCTAAAAGGGAATAGCCTTGGCATACCGTACTTCCGGAGCTCAGACCATCATAAGCCGTATATTTCCGCAGTGTCTCGTCATATTTCAAGTTGAGAACAATCCAGTCGTGAATCACTTTGACTTTCTCATGGTCATTCATTCCCGGCTTGATAATGCTGCCCAGAATGCTCTGGACACGCCGGGAGACATACGCCGTCTGGGCTGCCGTTTCCCGGTAACTCAGCTGCACACTCACATTTGCCGATTTCGTGCTTCCGCTGTAAGAATAGCCATAGCTCTCAATCGTGTAGTTCATGTAAGGGTCGCTTTCAAGCGCCTGTTCCAAAGCATCCTTCAGCTGCCCCTTCAGCTGATTGGTCTTCCCTTGATACACAAACTGGACCTGGCTCAAACGCTGGTTCATCGCACTTAGCAATGTTTTCTGAAGCTCCTGATCGGACCGGACCACATTTGCGCTGGATGTCGTGGAAGCATACACCATTTCCCAATCAATACTAGGGGGTAACACCGCTGCGATGAGCGTACCGGTCAGCACTACCTTGGCCACCGATCTGCGTTTCCATCTCATACAGTACCCTCCCTTCTCTACATATAGGCAATGTTTGTTCGAAAACCACGCAGCCGCTTATTAGCCCTTCGAAATGACTCTATTCCTATCTTGAGACATATATGACTTATTACGTAAATTCAACCTTAAGGGTTCGTCCGGACTGCTGCTTGTACAAAGCGCGCGGCGCACAAGGCAATCTCTTCCGTATTCCCCTTGGCCAAAGCATCCTTAGGTAATAGCGAGCTGCCGATTCCGACTGCACTGGCACCCGCCTCAAAATAATCAGCTATATTTTGAAGCGTGACGCCGCCGGTTGCAATCAGAGGAATATGGTTCAGCGGTCCCCGTATTTCCCGTAAATATCCTAGACCGAGACTGGCCATCGGGAAGAGCTTGACGACCTCAGCTCCGGCATAAAATGCAGCCGCGATTTCGGTTGGAGTCATCGCACCGGGCCATATATCAATTCCCTGCTCCAATGCAAAGCTGATCACATTCATATCCACATTCGGAGAGATTAAAAACTGTGCGCCTGCTGAGACCGCTTCTTTTGCCATATTTACATTGAGCACCGTACCGGCTCCAACATAGGCCTGTCCATCGTATGCCGAGCGCCAATCCTGCATAATATCCAGTGCACCCGCTGTATTCATCGTCACTTCCATCAGCTTGACTCCGCCAGCTGCGAGTCCGGCCCCTGCTGCTCGGGCCTCTTCCCGCTTAATTCCTCTCACGATGGCGACCAGCCTGGATGACATCAGTTCATTTGTCAGTTTCATATCTTAAGCCCCCTATCTGTCTATCTATTACAATAATTCGCAAGTGCGCATCCGTTTCCCTTCCACAGCCAGCGAAAAACCCGGATCACTTGGACGTAAAATCGCAACATTTTTTCAGTTTTTTATACGGAAATTTCTTATGCATTTCGGTATAATAGATATATTGCTTGTGATTTTAGTCATATCCATACCTAGTGAAATGGAGCGAATGTCCGTGACTTACGTGGATACTTCCAATATATCGGCAGAAATGTTCATTACTGTGCTTTTGTTTCTGATTGTCATTGCCCCTCTCTTCAGCTTAGCGATTCTTCGTTTTTTTCAGGGCAAGAAAAAGGCAGGGCTGCTGCTGATCATCTCCGGTGTAGCCGCTTATCTGGTATTCCAGGTAATCATGAAATTGTTTTTTTGATTAGCCTTCCGGTTGGCTGGCTTCTCATAGATGAGCTAACGAAAAAAAGGCAGTGTCCGCGGACACTGCCTTTTCTTTACAGCCGGGTCAGAGCCCGGATTCTATGATCATTCTACCATTTCGAAGCAAGAAACCCGGAATCTCTTAAACCTGTTCGTTCAGATGCTTCTCGAACTGCAGCTTGTTCATCCCAAGAATGCGGTGCTCGCCAATGACGGTCACAGGAACAGCACGCATCCCCATATCCCACACCTGCTGCGCGAATTCATCGCTTTGCTCGATATTGCGCTCTTCGTACTCTACGCCCTTTTCTGCCAGATAACCTTTAACCTGCTTGCAGTGTGGACAGTTGGTGCTTGTATATACGATCACTTTTTCCATGTGTTTATTTCACCTCGTTGTTCATTTGCTGAATCATTCAAGTCATTAAAGAACAGCTGCGTGATGCTCCAGGCTTTCGATATACTTTTCACAGTCCATCGCTGCCATACATCCGCTGCCTGCTGCTGTAATCGCTTGTCTGTAACGGGTATCCTGTACGTCACCGCAAGCGAAGACGCCTGGAATATTGGTTTCCGAAGTTCCTGGCTGTACCGTGATATATCCATTCGCATCCGTTGTAATTTGTCTGCCCAGGAAGCCTGTGTTCGGATGGTGGCCGATCGCAACGAATACGCCGCTCGCTTCCATCAATTCCTCTTCGCCAGTCTCGTTATTCAGCACCTTCAATCCTTTTACACCACGGTCATCAGCGATAACCTCAATCGGTGTACGGTTTAGTGCCCACTCGACCTTCTCATTGCTGCGTACACGGTCCTGCATGATTTTCGAGCCGCGCAGCTCGGTACGGCGGTGAACCAATGTCACCTTTGATGCAAAACGGGTCAGGAAGCTTGCTTCCTCAAGCGCCGAATCGCCGCCGCCAACAACCACAATTTCTTTGCCGCGGAAGAAGAATCCATCGCAGGTTGCACAAGTGCTGACTCCGCGACCCACATTATCCTGCTCGCCCGGAATGCCAAGATATTTAGCTGTAGCACCTGTTGAAATAATCAAGGTTTCAGTCTCTAGCTGACCCATACCTTCCACATCAAGCTTGAATGGACGGCCGTTCAGTTCTACGCTGTTCACCCAGCCTGTACGGAATTCGGCGCCAAAGCGTTCAGCCTGCTTGCGCATATTATCCATCAATTCGGGTCCCATAATGCCTTCAGGAAAACCCGGGAAATTCTCCACTTCAGTTGT is part of the Paenibacillus sp. J23TS9 genome and encodes:
- a CDS encoding virulence factor, encoding MKIKFIEPTPSPNSMKLHLDESLDAGIRKTYTLDNERSAPSWIREMLHIEGVKSVFHTLDFVALERKGNADWSVILGEVQERFGQEGMQNALLEDEEGAGEHFGEAEVLVQFFRGIPMQIRVKSGTLEERMALSQRFTEAVMEVAAATMIKERKLKDYGVRYGELQEIAKEVEQELEAAFPEERLKQVISQAIAHGASSEEFEEERRELSLEELEEAMNSADWRVRYAAMDNMTPAEEHLPVISKALHDEKMQTRRLAVVYLGDLRTPEAMEQLYEALKDSSPTVRRTAGDTLSDIGDPAATPAMQALLKDSSKIVRWRAARFLYEVGTEEARDALEDAVNDPEFEVSLQARMALERIESGEQAAGTVWQQMAKRNQP
- a CDS encoding amino acid permease, which codes for MSNKTPATSLRQSLKARHMTMIALGGSIGTGLFLASGSAISSSGPGGAILAYAAIGLMVYFLMTSLGEMATYMPDSGSFSTYGSRFVSPAFGFAVGWNFWYNWAVTIAAELAAATVIIKYWLPDSPSLLWSFLFLALMFALNVLSAKGYGESEYWFAIIKIVTVIIFLVLGVMMIFGILGGKPVGFSNFNLGGSPFHGGFFAIIGVFMAAGFSFQGTELIGVAAGESENPRKNVPRAIRQVFWRILIFYIFAIVVIGFLIPYTNPNLLKSDLNNIGVSPFTLVFEKAGLAFAASVMNAVILSSVLSAGNSGMYSSTRVLYAMAKDGLAPKLLGKLNSRGVPINALIMTTLVGMLAFLASLFGDGVVYNWLLNASGMCGFINWLGIAICHYRFRRAFIAQGHSLDELPYRAKWFPLGPILAFILCIIAIAGQNTGAFTGSSIDWYGILVSYVSVPLFIVIWLAYKWIKGSKLIPLKQCDLNTNERPNR
- a CDS encoding transglutaminase domain-containing protein, whose amino-acid sequence is MRWKRRSVAKVVLTGTLIAAVLPPSIDWEMVYASTTSSANVVRSDQELQKTLLSAMNQRLSQVQFVYQGKTNQLKGQLKDALEQALESDPYMNYTIESYGYSYSGSTKSANVSVQLSYRETAAQTAYVSRRVQSILGSIIKPGMNDHEKVKVIHDWIVLNLKYDETLRKYTAYDGLSSGSTVCQGYSLLAYKMLKDAGITNRIVEGTAAPRDTGISQLHAWNLVLLDGKWYHLDTTWDDPAPDKAGEIGTGYYLRTDGQMKKDHSWTKSYPAANTLYRNTLTKLISQKDSHQGFYKKLEHALEYQLYEPSEIVSSSSQLRTKVRGVIKEKGHSLLFRYHGSHEDLMDDLQDLYRLGVNSISYVESELDETNDLRVYVTWK
- a CDS encoding bifunctional 4-hydroxy-2-oxoglutarate aldolase/2-dehydro-3-deoxy-phosphogluconate aldolase, with translation MKLTNELMSSRLVAIVRGIKREEARAAGAGLAAGGVKLMEVTMNTAGALDIMQDWRSAYDGQAYVGAGTVLNVNMAKEAVSAGAQFLISPNVDMNVISFALEQGIDIWPGAMTPTEIAAAFYAGAEVVKLFPMASLGLGYLREIRGPLNHIPLIATGGVTLQNIADYFEAGASAVGIGSSLLPKDALAKGNTEEIALCAARFVQAAVRTNP
- a CDS encoding glutaredoxin family protein: MEKVIVYTSTNCPHCKQVKGYLAEKGVEYEERNIEQSDEFAQQVWDMGMRAVPVTVIGEHRILGMNKLQFEKHLNEQV
- the trxB gene encoding thioredoxin-disulfide reductase — its product is MYKSVIIGTGPAGLTAAIYLARANLNPLIIEGPQPGGQLTTTTEVENFPGFPEGIMGPELMDNMRKQAERFGAEFRTGWVNSVELNGRPFKLDVEGMGQLETETLIISTGATAKYLGIPGEQDNVGRGVSTCATCDGFFFRGKEIVVVGGGDSALEEASFLTRFASKVTLVHRRTELRGSKIMQDRVRSNEKVEWALNRTPIEVIADDRGVKGLKVLNNETGEEELMEASGVFVAIGHHPNTGFLGRQITTDANGYITVQPGTSETNIPGVFACGDVQDTRYRQAITAAGSGCMAAMDCEKYIESLEHHAAVL